AGAAGTGTGTGAATCAGCAGAAGAGGACATGTTACGCACAGTCCAGTCAAATTCGGCaagtaaatatttgtattattaCGGACTTGTTTCAAATTTATACACTTGTATATGTGCCTTCATCCTCAACTTGGTGCAGCTTATGTTGGAGtaaatgttcatttttgtaatATATCAATTTCATGTGGATGATTGTTATTCCTTCATATCCGAAGGAAGATGCGAGAAATCATGGTTAACCAGGCACAATATTGTGATCTCAAGGATTTGGTTCAGAAGTTCATTCCTGAGTCAATCGGAAAAGAGATAGAGAAGGCTACTTCTAGCATTTACCCTCTGCAAAATGTGTACATTAGGAAGGTTAAGATCTTAAAAGCTCCCAAGTTCGACCTTGGCAAGTTAATGGAGGCAAGTCTTTATTGTCCACTATCTCCTTTTAGCACTATGTCACTGTTAATAATTTAACCTTCACCATCTTGAagcaataagatgttatcttttatatttttgttcgtGAGTCAAGAAAAAATGCGATGACTGCACTGGTCGTCATTAGAACATCTTTGAAAATTAATCCTTTTTGATGGTATCATACATCGTCTGCATTTGCATAACTTGTAGGTTCACGGCGATTATAGTGAGGACTTTGGTGTTAAACTGGAAAGGCCTACTGAGGAGACCGTGGCTGAGGTGACTGAAGTTATTGGTGCTTAGATTTTGCTGAGACCACCCAAGATTTCTTTTGTTCCTTTGAATGCACTAGGGGAGTGGTCTAGGGGAAGTCTGATAATGTGACTTTGGATGTTAATTTTGTTTGGTCGATAATTCTTTCGTAATCCGCATCTTTGCCAAAACCacatttaaatgttattttcattcttatcatttaattttttttcctactcGGTTTTATTGTTGCTGTTTTTGCATTCGATATGAATTATGTCTCGTTTGAGATCTTATCGAAATATTCGAACATCTTCACGATTTTTATTGGAACAGGAAGtcaacatttaaaatcaattaactcggtaaaaaaaaatagaaatccaATCTCTATCttcaatttaatttgaaaaaaaaaaaaaaaaccagcaATAATAAAACAATTGGAAAAAGACTCGACTTAAAAGAAAGTTAACATGAAGCTAGTTTTCAACCAATagtcatcatcatcttcacaaatTCATCGTAGTTAACTTGTCCGTCGCCATCCAAATCGGCTTCTCTAATCATCTGCTCAACCTCATCGTCGCTTAATTTTTCCCCTAAATTGATCATTACATGACGAAGCTGCCACAAAatgtcattaaaaaaataatcatggaTATGAAAATGTAACAAGTAGAAATGTCGTTGGATATTAATCAATCTTCACCCAAAATAtcttccatttttttaaaaaaaagatccTAAACTAATATTAAAAGAACTCTTACAAGATTTAACTAAATTTTAGCTTTGGCCATACCTCAGTAGCAGAAATGTAACCATTTTGATCTTTGTCGAACACTTTGAATGCTTCCTTGAGCTCCTCCTCCGAATCAGAGTCCtgcaataatttaaaaaaatatatcaaaattgtttGTTCATGCACTCAAAATGCGGAGAACAGTGTACATGACAATATTGGTACTAAAACCGTTATGTACCTTAACTTTCTTGGCCATGAGAGTCAAGAACTCAGCAAATTCGATGGTCCCATTCCCGTCAGAATCAACTTCATTAATCATATCTTGAAGCTCCTCCTCACTTGGGTTCTGATCCAAAGATCTTATCACTGTAGCCAATTCTTCAATGGTAATACAACCTGCAGCGTATGTAAATTTTCATTTCAGGATGAATTAGGACAAACCCATGATAAATCTAGTTAAATTAAGGTACAAAAAAACTAATTTCATCGAGTTAATCCCTCTCAGCTCATCAGAAAAATGAACTAGAAAAAGCACTAACCATCACCATCTTTGTCAAATAGACTGAAGGCTTCTTTGAACTCGACAATCTGTTCTTCGTTAAGTACTGCATCCGCCATGGAGGTCCTCTACAGGTAAATAACAATACTTGAACTGGTTGcgcagagagagagagagagagagagagagagagagagaggctGTATTGTTTTGTGTATAGCTAGCTCAATCCTGGCTGGCTTTATGTAGTAGCGAGAAATGGGACAAACAAAGCCGTAGTAAACGCATCAAGTTTTCTTGaaagtttacaaaaattattattattattataattataaaagaaaacGAGGATTAGTCAAGGATTGAGTAGGTCAATGTTGTACTAGTGGGAGTACGTATAATTTTTCCGAAATTTTGAATTAGACCAGAATACATTTCTCACTTAATTAAAAGCAATTAGCCTTGGAAAATCGTAATATCATTTCTTGGAATGACTTATATATCGGTAAAATGCACGTGAAAATTGAAATGGTCATAGGAATAACGTAGAACATGagaaatatacatacatgtgaGACAAGATCCAACGAAAAACATACTGatcaaatgaaagaatgaatAGGTCAAAAATGAAGAAATATGTATTGTATGTTTTCCCTTCAAGAAGACGACCGAATCTCCCTCCGGCCTTGACAAATAGTCCCATATATACTCGGTTTCTTTTACTCACCAACTTCCATTTCAACGTCTTTGACCTTTCAAACTCTCTCTTGGAATTTCTCCACCTAATTATTCTACGTTCATACGAGTGATTTCTTTCtcatccaatattatatatattcttttagTTTTCGACTTGTGGCTCTTGAATTTTTGAGATTCTTGTCAACAAAAGGAGATTATTAATTAATGTTTAATTTTCTAGATATGGACGGTATTGAATTAGCATGTTTTACTTCATTCattcatatttacatatatactGCAaatccttttttatttttttttactcacAACTAGCTAGTTTCATTATCAGCTTGTAATTGAAATTAAGGAGTTGCATGGAATGGAAGGATTTACTTGGGTGTTACAGGCTATCAAAAATAGTTCAAAGGTTTTACCAGTGAATAATAATGCATTAACAGCACGactaaacataaacataaacagcCTATGACTGTGGGAAGTGTGCGACTTTGACAATTAAATCAAAACGACATAAATGTGCTTTGCTGTCGACGCGTTTTGCTCCTAATTGACAACTGTAatttctcattaaaaaaaactatctttttcttcttcacccttttctttatttattaaattaaatatcatgggAGTATTTTCATATATGAAAAATGTATATATcatattcaaattaaattttaagattttaaataaatttcacaAGCAACGTTTAAATCTGACAActatgaatatatataaatttgattatatgtatatatattcgtaattttaatcatttcacATATGATACATATTTACTCGAAAGGAAAAGTTATTTATCATATATCCGATagttatttgaaaaaaaaaattatggaaaaatttgATAAGAAATTTcgtttaaacatttttttacgTCTTTGTTGTTGGATGACTAGGTCCCttgtgtatttatatatatatatttaaaacaagGACATAGCCAGAAATATGAAGTTAGGGCGGggcaaaaaaatatattaaaaattttaggaAAGTAAAACAATTACATCTAACATCATActctataaaaattaaaaaatcgtTTATTCAGTATCTGCAGTATATTATTAAAAGATTCCAATAAAT
This genomic window from Primulina huaijiensis isolate GDHJ02 chromosome 7, ASM1229523v2, whole genome shotgun sequence contains:
- the LOC140980305 gene encoding small ribosomal subunit protein eS1-like isoform X2; its protein translation is MREIMVNQAQYCDLKDLVQKFIPESIGKEIEKATSSIYPLQNVYIRKVKILKAPKFDLGKLMEVHGDYSEDFGVKLERPTEETVAEVTEVIGA
- the LOC140980305 gene encoding small ribosomal subunit protein eS1-like isoform X1, which gives rise to MFCIGFTKKCVNQQKRTCYAQSSQIRQMREIMVNQAQYCDLKDLVQKFIPESIGKEIEKATSSIYPLQNVYIRKVKILKAPKFDLGKLMEVHGDYSEDFGVKLERPTEETVAEVTEVIGA
- the LOC140981132 gene encoding calmodulin-1-like, which translates into the protein MADAVLNEEQIVEFKEAFSLFDKDGDGCITIEELATVIRSLDQNPSEEELQDMINEVDSDGNGTIEFAEFLTLMAKKVKDSDSEEELKEAFKVFDKDQNGYISATELRHVMINLGEKLSDDEVEQMIREADLDGDGQVNYDEFVKMMMTIG